One genomic segment of Actinoplanes ianthinogenes includes these proteins:
- a CDS encoding MarR family winged helix-turn-helix transcriptional regulator: protein MSLATAHESADDSPGLLLWQVTNRWQAAQRAALKPFDLTHVQFVLLATLTYLQASGPVTQKALAGMAATDPMMTSQVLRALEGRDLVHRPPDPADRRARAVAVTDAGRDLANRAVVAVEACDAAFFAALGDDLPTFVTGLRALRRP, encoded by the coding sequence ATGAGCCTGGCCACCGCGCACGAGAGCGCGGACGACAGCCCCGGCCTGCTGCTGTGGCAGGTCACCAACCGGTGGCAGGCCGCGCAGCGCGCCGCGCTCAAGCCGTTCGACCTGACCCATGTGCAGTTCGTGCTGCTGGCCACGCTCACCTACTTGCAGGCGTCCGGCCCGGTCACCCAGAAAGCGCTGGCCGGCATGGCCGCCACCGATCCGATGATGACCTCCCAGGTGCTCCGCGCGCTGGAGGGCCGCGACCTGGTGCACCGTCCCCCGGACCCGGCCGACCGGCGGGCCCGGGCGGTGGCCGTCACCGACGCCGGCCGCGACCTCGCCAACCGGGCGGTGGTCGCGGTGGAGGCGTGCGACGCCGCCTTCTTCGCCGCCCTCGGCGACGACCTGCCCACCTTCGTCACCGGCCTGCGCGCCCTGCGCCGCCCCTGA
- a CDS encoding hydrogenase maturation nickel metallochaperone HypA, translated as MHELSIAEGIAGEVRDRAAGRPVRRVTVRVGALHAVQPDALRFGFQLAAAGIELVIEHRPATVLCRACGRESELPDQILLCSCGSADVAVTGGRELEIVTMELA; from the coding sequence GTGCACGAGTTGTCGATCGCCGAGGGCATCGCCGGCGAGGTCCGGGACCGCGCGGCCGGTCGCCCGGTGCGCCGGGTCACCGTGCGGGTCGGCGCGCTGCACGCGGTGCAGCCCGACGCCCTGCGGTTCGGCTTCCAGCTGGCCGCGGCGGGCATCGAACTGGTCATCGAGCACCGGCCGGCGACCGTCCTGTGCCGAGCCTGCGGGCGGGAGAGCGAGCTGCCCGATCAGATCCTGCTCTGCTCGTGCGGGAGCGCCGACGTGGCGGTCACCGGCGGACGGGAGCTGGAGATAGTCACGATGGAACTGGCCTGA
- a CDS encoding hydrogenase expression protein HypE — MLPTDFGDDRVLHILWMNGGLSCDGESVSLTAATQPSIEEIVLGALPGLPPIELHWPYLDYQNGPDLMTWWHRAERGELDPFILVVEGSVPDERNKPEGYWSGFGNDPVTGQPITVSEWLDRLAPRATAVVAVGTCAAYGGIHAMAGNPTGAMGVPDYLGREWRSTAGVPVVCVPGCPTHPDNLSETLVYLLNQVAGQAPMIPLDEELRPRWLFEATVHSGCDRASYYDQSDFVAGPGSSACLVKIGCWGQVVRCNVAKRGWINGVGGCPNVGGICIGCTMPGFPDKFQPFMENPVGAATGPVTAFVPLVQTLRGFTVRVGMEPVDEPARS, encoded by the coding sequence ATGCTGCCAACAGACTTCGGCGACGATCGGGTGCTGCACATCCTGTGGATGAACGGCGGCCTCAGCTGCGACGGCGAATCGGTCTCGCTGACCGCCGCGACCCAGCCGAGCATCGAGGAGATCGTGCTCGGCGCGCTGCCCGGCCTGCCGCCGATCGAGCTGCACTGGCCCTATCTGGACTATCAGAACGGTCCGGACCTGATGACCTGGTGGCACCGCGCGGAGCGGGGCGAGCTGGACCCGTTCATCCTGGTGGTCGAGGGTTCGGTGCCGGACGAGCGCAACAAGCCGGAGGGGTATTGGAGCGGGTTCGGCAACGACCCGGTGACCGGTCAGCCGATCACCGTGAGCGAGTGGCTGGACCGGCTCGCGCCCCGGGCCACCGCGGTGGTCGCGGTCGGGACCTGCGCGGCGTACGGCGGGATCCACGCGATGGCCGGCAACCCGACCGGCGCCATGGGCGTGCCGGACTACCTGGGCCGGGAGTGGCGCTCGACGGCCGGGGTGCCGGTGGTCTGCGTGCCCGGCTGCCCGACCCATCCGGACAATCTCTCGGAGACCCTGGTCTACCTGCTGAACCAGGTCGCCGGGCAGGCGCCGATGATCCCGCTCGACGAGGAGTTGCGCCCGCGGTGGCTGTTCGAGGCGACCGTGCACTCCGGCTGCGACCGCGCGTCCTATTACGACCAGAGCGACTTCGTGGCCGGGCCCGGCTCGTCCGCCTGCCTCGTCAAGATCGGCTGCTGGGGCCAGGTGGTGCGGTGCAACGTGGCGAAACGGGGCTGGATCAACGGGGTGGGCGGCTGCCCCAACGTGGGCGGCATCTGCATCGGCTGCACCATGCCCGGCTTCCCGGACAAGTTCCAGCCGTTCATGGAGAACCCGGTGGGCGCGGCGACCGGGCCGGTCACCGCGTTCGTGCCGCTGGTGCAGACCCTGCGCGGTTTCACCGTCCGGGTCGGCATGGAGCCGGTCGATGAGCCCGCCCGATCCTGA
- a CDS encoding SRPBCC family protein: MKTIATAKITTDVPAQAFFERWADMATWPEWNTDTDWVRLDGPFRTGATGKLKPKGGPVTRFVVTSLVPGREFTDVSLLAGARLTFQHLVTEEHGRTTVAVRVTVTGPLAFLWTAVLGKGIASGIDGDLARLEAAARAAGVPA; the protein is encoded by the coding sequence ATGAAGACGATCGCCACCGCGAAGATCACCACCGACGTCCCGGCCCAGGCCTTCTTCGAGCGCTGGGCCGACATGGCCACCTGGCCGGAGTGGAACACGGACACCGACTGGGTCCGCCTCGACGGCCCGTTCCGCACCGGCGCGACCGGCAAGCTGAAGCCGAAAGGCGGCCCGGTGACCCGGTTCGTCGTGACGTCGCTCGTCCCGGGCCGCGAGTTCACCGACGTCTCGCTGCTGGCCGGCGCGCGCCTGACCTTCCAGCACCTGGTCACCGAGGAGCACGGCCGCACCACCGTCGCGGTCCGGGTCACCGTCACCGGCCCGCTCGCCTTCCTCTGGACCGCCGTTCTCGGCAAGGGCATCGCCTCGGGGATCGACGGCGACCTCGCCCGCCTCGAGGCCGCCGCCCGCGCGGCGGGGGTGCCGGCATGA
- a CDS encoding DUF5947 family protein, whose product MSLRRFARPGAGPVRRCELCGEPLGEPHGHLVALDDRALRCVCRACHLLFAPEGAGRLRAIPNRYLTDPDHPLDGSDWNRLGIPALPVFVFVNSDLGRPVACCPSPAGTTESTVDPGDWAALGEVCPLFRMPAPDVEAIYVSRTPEGLDAALVPIDVCFALAGAIRLHWRGPDGGSEVRRALTTFQRRIGERARHSIG is encoded by the coding sequence GTGAGCCTGCGCCGCTTCGCCCGGCCGGGCGCGGGCCCGGTACGCCGCTGCGAGCTCTGCGGCGAGCCGCTGGGTGAGCCGCACGGTCACCTGGTGGCGCTGGACGATCGGGCGCTGCGCTGCGTCTGCCGGGCCTGCCACCTGCTGTTCGCCCCGGAGGGCGCGGGCCGGCTCCGGGCGATCCCGAACCGCTACCTGACCGATCCTGACCATCCCCTCGACGGGTCGGACTGGAACCGGCTGGGCATCCCGGCGCTCCCGGTGTTCGTCTTCGTCAACAGCGACCTGGGCCGGCCGGTGGCCTGCTGCCCGAGCCCGGCCGGCACCACCGAGTCCACGGTGGATCCGGGCGACTGGGCGGCGCTGGGTGAGGTGTGCCCGCTGTTCCGGATGCCCGCCCCGGACGTCGAGGCGATCTACGTCAGCCGTACCCCGGAGGGCCTCGACGCCGCCCTCGTCCCGATCGACGTCTGTTTCGCGCTGGCCGGCGCGATCCGGCTGCACTGGCGGGGGCCGGACGGTGGTTCCGAGGTGCGCCGGGCATTGACCACGTTCCAGCGACGGATCGGCGAACGCGCCCGTCACTCGATCGGCTGA
- a CDS encoding molybdopterin oxidoreductase family protein, with protein MADVTRTAYRTCPLCEAACGLELTVTGETVTAVRGDREHVFSHGFICPKGATFGRLSEDPDRLRRPLVRRADGRHEEVSWDEAFAAVEAGLRPILETYGPQAVAAYLGNPNVHTMAGGLYLTPLLKALGTRNIFSASTVDQMPKHVSCGYLYGSPLAIPVPDLDRTDFLLMLGANPWESNGSLATAADFPGRLKAIQARGGRFVVVDPRRTRTADAADEHLFIRPGTDAFLLFAMVHTLFDEGLTELGRLTAYVSGVDLVRELAVSFPPEKVAAVCDVSAERIRGLARELAAAPTAAVYGRIGTCTVEFGTLTSWLVDVLNVLTGNLDRPGGVMFPLAAHLRPNTEPGGRGFTVGRWHSRVRGLPEVKGELPVAVLAEEIETPGEGQVRALLTVAGNPVLSTPNSGRLDRALGGLDFMVSVDPYLNETTRHADVILPPLDATRKGHYDFSFLALAVRNFAAYSPPVLAAEPGALDECDILARLILIVSGRQGDLHEELLGGALRKVGAALGRDAGELRQQVTGAGPAERLLDVALRTGAYGDWFGAAPDGLSLQRLLDAPHGVDLGPLKPRIPEVLRTPSGLIELCAPPLAAETERLRSALDRPRPGLVLIGRRHLRSNNSWMHNVPALVKGRDRCTLQVHPEDAARLTLADGVPAAITSRAGSLSVTVEVTDQVMPGVVSLPHGWGHDLPGVRLAVAAAHPGVNSNVLTDELVVDPLSGNSVLNGIPVEVKPA; from the coding sequence ATGGCCGACGTGACCCGCACGGCGTACCGCACGTGTCCGCTCTGTGAGGCCGCCTGCGGGCTGGAGCTGACCGTGACCGGGGAGACGGTGACCGCGGTCCGGGGGGATCGGGAGCACGTCTTCAGTCACGGCTTCATCTGCCCGAAGGGTGCGACGTTCGGGCGGCTCTCCGAGGACCCGGACCGGCTGCGCCGGCCGCTGGTCCGGCGGGCCGACGGCCGGCACGAGGAGGTCTCCTGGGACGAGGCGTTCGCGGCGGTCGAGGCCGGGCTGCGGCCGATCCTCGAGACGTACGGGCCGCAGGCGGTCGCCGCGTACCTCGGGAATCCGAACGTGCACACGATGGCCGGCGGGCTCTACCTGACGCCGCTGCTCAAGGCGCTCGGCACCCGCAACATCTTCTCCGCCAGCACCGTCGACCAGATGCCCAAGCACGTGTCCTGCGGTTATCTGTACGGCAGCCCGCTCGCCATTCCGGTGCCCGACCTGGACCGCACCGACTTCCTGCTGATGCTCGGCGCCAACCCGTGGGAGTCGAACGGCAGCCTGGCCACCGCGGCGGACTTCCCCGGGCGGCTCAAGGCGATCCAGGCCCGGGGTGGCCGGTTCGTGGTGGTCGACCCGCGGCGCACCCGGACCGCCGACGCCGCCGACGAGCACCTGTTCATCCGGCCGGGCACCGACGCGTTCCTGCTGTTCGCGATGGTGCACACCCTGTTCGACGAGGGGCTGACCGAGTTGGGGCGGCTCACGGCGTACGTCAGCGGGGTCGACCTCGTCCGCGAGCTGGCCGTGAGTTTCCCGCCGGAGAAGGTCGCCGCGGTCTGTGATGTTTCCGCCGAGCGGATCCGGGGGCTGGCGCGGGAGCTGGCGGCGGCGCCGACCGCGGCGGTCTACGGGCGGATCGGCACCTGCACGGTCGAGTTCGGCACGCTGACCAGCTGGCTCGTCGACGTGCTCAACGTGCTCACCGGCAACCTGGACCGGCCGGGCGGCGTGATGTTCCCGCTCGCCGCGCACCTGCGGCCGAACACCGAGCCGGGCGGCAGGGGATTCACCGTCGGCCGCTGGCACAGCCGGGTCCGCGGGCTGCCCGAGGTGAAGGGCGAGCTGCCGGTCGCGGTGCTGGCCGAGGAGATCGAGACGCCGGGGGAGGGGCAGGTCCGGGCGCTGCTCACGGTCGCCGGGAACCCGGTGCTGTCGACGCCGAACAGCGGCCGCCTGGACCGGGCGCTCGGCGGGTTGGACTTCATGGTCAGCGTCGACCCCTACCTGAACGAGACCACCCGGCACGCGGACGTGATCCTGCCGCCGCTGGACGCGACCCGGAAGGGGCACTACGACTTCTCGTTCCTGGCCCTGGCGGTGCGGAACTTCGCGGCGTACTCACCGCCGGTGCTGGCGGCGGAGCCGGGCGCGCTGGACGAGTGCGACATCCTGGCCCGGCTGATCCTGATCGTTTCCGGTCGCCAGGGGGACCTGCACGAGGAGTTGCTGGGCGGGGCGCTGCGGAAGGTCGGTGCCGCGCTCGGCCGGGACGCCGGTGAGCTGCGGCAGCAGGTGACCGGGGCGGGACCGGCCGAGCGGCTGCTGGACGTGGCGTTGCGGACCGGGGCGTACGGGGACTGGTTCGGCGCGGCTCCGGACGGGCTGTCCTTGCAGCGCCTGCTGGACGCCCCGCACGGGGTCGACCTGGGACCGCTCAAGCCGCGGATCCCGGAGGTGCTGCGCACGCCGAGCGGCCTGATCGAGCTGTGCGCGCCGCCGCTCGCCGCCGAGACCGAACGGTTGCGCTCGGCGCTCGACCGGCCGCGGCCCGGGCTGGTCCTGATCGGGCGGCGGCACCTGCGCTCCAACAACAGCTGGATGCACAACGTGCCGGCGCTGGTGAAGGGCCGGGACCGGTGCACGCTCCAGGTGCACCCGGAGGACGCGGCCCGGCTGACCCTGGCGGACGGGGTACCGGCCGCGATCACCTCACGGGCCGGGTCACTGTCGGTCACGGTCGAGGTGACCGACCAGGTGATGCCGGGGGTGGTCAGCCTGCCGCACGGCTGGGGCCACGACCTGCCCGGCGTCCGGCTGGCGGTGGCGGCGGCCCACCCGGGGGTCAACTCGAACGTGCTCACCGACGAGTTGGTCGTCGACCCGCTCTCCGGCAACTCGGTCCTCAACGGCATCCCGGTCGAGGTCAAGCCCGCCTGA
- a CDS encoding helix-turn-helix domain-containing protein translates to MVPDAPESIEILPLVVVTQSFPARPSALPDVRAFLRRQLTGRPVSDDDVRQLCDRVADVLLTAAGVTGRLQISLRIFPSWAEVDVLSTTGDEVPAPAPPPARADPAPAATPLPGTREPAPSFALWLTALLRSEGLTMEAAARRLDVSTKTISRWVSGATEPRLRDLYRIQEIFGEAPFR, encoded by the coding sequence ATGGTTCCGGACGCCCCGGAGAGCATCGAGATCCTCCCGCTCGTGGTGGTCACCCAGTCCTTCCCGGCCCGCCCGTCGGCGCTCCCCGACGTGCGCGCCTTCCTGCGCCGGCAGCTCACCGGCCGGCCGGTCTCCGACGACGACGTGCGCCAGCTCTGCGACCGGGTGGCCGACGTGCTGCTGACCGCGGCCGGGGTGACCGGCCGCCTGCAGATCTCGCTGCGGATCTTCCCGTCCTGGGCCGAGGTCGACGTGCTCAGCACGACCGGCGACGAGGTCCCGGCCCCGGCCCCGCCGCCGGCCAGGGCCGATCCGGCCCCGGCCGCGACACCCCTTCCGGGTACGCGGGAGCCGGCCCCGTCGTTCGCCCTCTGGCTGACCGCCCTGCTCCGCAGCGAGGGCCTGACCATGGAGGCGGCCGCCCGCCGCCTGGACGTCTCCACCAAGACGATCAGCCGCTGGGTCTCCGGCGCCACCGAACCCCGTCTCCGCGACCTCTACCGCATCCAGGAGATCTTCGGCGAGGCCCCGTTCCGCTGA
- a CDS encoding TetR/AcrR family transcriptional regulator, with translation MPRRPPGSYRVGIARREAILEVATGYFARGGYHHTSMVRIAADVGITEGGLLHHFPSKKHLLLAVVERRIRSAAQWLDDLPPEATGRDVLRRLAGVTERQLAEPGLIELFVIVSAEAADTSSPAHSLFAERYDNAVHGLAALLRRAVATGEFLPDTDCVAVARECIANSDGLQLQWVLSGGALDLVAAARAYLDRLARTITTDGAGL, from the coding sequence ATGCCGCGGCGTCCCCCAGGAAGTTATCGCGTAGGGATCGCCCGCCGGGAGGCGATCCTGGAGGTCGCGACCGGCTACTTCGCCCGGGGCGGCTATCACCACACGTCGATGGTCCGGATCGCCGCCGACGTCGGGATCACCGAGGGCGGCCTGCTGCACCACTTCCCGTCGAAGAAACACCTGCTCCTCGCGGTCGTCGAGCGCCGCATCCGGAGCGCCGCCCAGTGGCTCGACGACCTGCCGCCGGAGGCCACCGGCCGCGACGTGCTCCGCCGCCTGGCCGGCGTCACCGAGCGCCAGCTGGCCGAGCCCGGCCTGATCGAGCTGTTCGTCATCGTCTCGGCCGAGGCCGCCGACACGTCGAGCCCGGCGCACAGCCTGTTCGCCGAGCGATACGACAACGCCGTGCACGGCCTGGCCGCCCTCCTGCGGCGAGCGGTCGCCACCGGCGAGTTCCTCCCGGACACCGACTGCGTGGCCGTGGCCCGCGAGTGCATCGCCAACAGCGACGGCCTCCAGTTGCAGTGGGTCCTCAGTGGCGGCGCGCTGGACCTGGTCGCCGCCGCCCGCGCCTATCTGGACCGCCTGGCCCGGACCATCACCACCGACGGCGCCGGCCTCTAG
- a CDS encoding nickel-dependent hydrogenase large subunit yields the protein MTELVEMAWDPITRIVGSLGIYTKIDFERRVVAECRSTSSIFRGYSIFMKGKDPRDAHFITSRICGICGDNHATCSCYAQNMAYGVKPPPLADWIVNLGEAAEYMFDHNIFQENLVGVDYCEKMVAETNPGVLELADRTQARHADRHGFRTVGDIMRSLNPFTGEFYREALQVSRMTREMFCLMEGRHVHPSTLYPGGVGTVATSQLMTDYLTRLMRYIEFMKKAVPMHDDLFDFFYMALPGYEEVGNRRVLLGCWGSFQDPEHCDFRYAGMADWGRKMYVTPGIVVDGKLITTDLVKINLGIRILLGSSYYDDWADQEIFVTQDPLGNPVDRRHPWNQHTNPHPQKRDLDDKYSWVMSPRWFDGKDYLALDTGGGPLARLWTTALAGLVDIGYVRSTGSSVRINLPKTALKGPVELEWTIPRWSNTLERNRARTYFQAYAAACALHFAERALGEIRAGRTKTWEPFEVPDEGIGCGFTEAVRGALSHHMVIRDGRIANYHPYPPTPWNAGPRDSFGTPGPYEDAVQGQPIFEENDRENFKGIDIMRTVRSFDPCLPCGVHMYLGGGKKLELTHSPAGG from the coding sequence ATGACCGAGCTCGTGGAGATGGCCTGGGATCCGATCACCCGGATCGTCGGCAGCCTGGGCATCTACACCAAAATCGACTTCGAGCGCCGGGTCGTCGCCGAGTGCCGGAGCACCAGCTCGATCTTCCGCGGGTACTCGATCTTCATGAAGGGCAAGGACCCGCGGGACGCGCACTTCATCACCAGCCGGATCTGCGGCATCTGCGGCGACAACCACGCCACCTGCTCCTGTTACGCGCAGAACATGGCGTACGGCGTGAAGCCCCCGCCGCTCGCCGACTGGATCGTGAATCTGGGCGAGGCCGCCGAGTACATGTTCGACCACAACATCTTCCAGGAGAACCTGGTCGGGGTCGATTACTGCGAGAAGATGGTGGCCGAGACCAACCCGGGCGTGCTGGAGCTGGCCGACCGGACGCAGGCCCGGCACGCCGACCGGCACGGCTTCCGCACCGTCGGCGACATCATGCGCTCGCTCAACCCGTTCACCGGTGAGTTCTACCGCGAGGCGCTCCAGGTCAGCCGGATGACCCGCGAGATGTTCTGCCTGATGGAGGGGCGCCACGTGCACCCGTCCACGCTGTACCCGGGCGGGGTCGGCACGGTCGCCACCAGCCAGCTGATGACCGACTATCTGACCCGGCTGATGCGCTACATCGAGTTCATGAAGAAGGCCGTGCCGATGCACGACGACCTCTTCGACTTCTTCTACATGGCGCTGCCCGGCTACGAGGAGGTCGGCAACCGCCGGGTCCTGCTGGGTTGCTGGGGGTCCTTCCAGGACCCCGAACACTGCGATTTCCGGTACGCCGGGATGGCCGACTGGGGTCGCAAGATGTACGTCACCCCGGGCATCGTCGTCGACGGCAAGCTGATCACCACCGACCTCGTGAAGATCAACCTGGGGATCCGGATCCTGCTCGGCTCGTCGTACTACGACGACTGGGCGGACCAGGAGATCTTCGTGACCCAGGACCCGCTCGGCAACCCGGTCGACCGCCGCCACCCGTGGAACCAGCACACCAACCCGCACCCGCAGAAACGCGACCTGGACGACAAGTACAGCTGGGTGATGTCGCCGCGCTGGTTCGACGGCAAGGACTACCTGGCCCTGGACACCGGCGGCGGCCCGCTGGCCCGGCTCTGGACCACGGCGCTGGCCGGGCTGGTCGACATCGGGTACGTCCGCTCGACCGGGTCGAGCGTGCGGATCAACCTGCCGAAAACGGCGCTCAAGGGTCCGGTCGAGCTGGAGTGGACCATCCCGCGGTGGAGCAACACGCTGGAGCGCAACCGGGCGCGGACCTACTTCCAGGCGTACGCCGCCGCCTGCGCGCTGCACTTCGCCGAGCGGGCGCTGGGCGAGATCCGGGCCGGGCGGACCAAGACCTGGGAGCCGTTCGAGGTGCCGGACGAGGGCATCGGCTGCGGCTTCACCGAGGCGGTGCGCGGCGCGCTCTCGCACCACATGGTGATCCGGGACGGCCGGATCGCGAACTACCACCCGTACCCGCCGACGCCGTGGAACGCCGGGCCGCGGGACAGCTTCGGCACCCCGGGACCGTACGAGGACGCGGTGCAGGGCCAGCCGATCTTCGAGGAGAACGACCGGGAGAACTTCAAGGGCATCGACATCATGCGTACGGTGCGCAGCTTCGACCCGTGCCTGCCCTGCGGCGTGCACATGTATCTCGGCGGCGGGAAGAAGCTGGAGCTGACCCACTCCCCGGCGGGCGGGTGA
- a CDS encoding EVE domain-containing protein: MTSHWLGVVCRDHVRRGVRLGIAQLGHGKRTGLARLAPGDHLVYYSPRTSLRDGAPLQAFTALGTVADAEIWQADEGDFHPWRRRIDYLPDVIETPIRSVRLDLTAHPGWGVQLRRGLVQLTGADFARVHDAMRAA; the protein is encoded by the coding sequence ATGACCTCGCACTGGCTCGGCGTGGTGTGCCGGGACCACGTCCGGCGGGGTGTCCGGCTCGGCATCGCCCAGCTCGGGCACGGCAAGCGGACCGGGCTCGCCCGCCTCGCCCCCGGCGACCACCTCGTCTATTACTCCCCGCGGACCAGCCTGCGCGACGGCGCGCCGTTGCAGGCGTTCACCGCGCTCGGCACGGTCGCCGACGCGGAGATCTGGCAGGCCGACGAGGGTGACTTCCACCCGTGGCGGCGCCGGATCGACTACCTTCCGGACGTGATCGAGACACCGATCCGGTCCGTGCGCCTGGACCTCACCGCCCACCCGGGCTGGGGCGTCCAGCTGCGCCGGGGCCTGGTCCAGCTCACCGGCGCCGACTTCGCCCGCGTCCACGACGCCATGCGGGCGGCATGA